DNA sequence from the Salvelinus alpinus chromosome 7, SLU_Salpinus.1, whole genome shotgun sequence genome:
gtattgtttggtATTGTTAGGTATAtcgcactgttggagctagaaacataagcatttcactgcagctgcggtaacatctgcaaaatatgtgcaCGCAACCAgtgaaatgtgatttgatttgaagggtGTGTTTAAGTATCCCTATGCGATCAAATTAAAATGAGACTTGGTGAGTGGAGATCAAGGAATAGTCAAGATATGCACTCGTATTAATTTCAGTTTCATGGGTGGTGTTGCGTTGTACTGTACAGTAAGTTAGCTTTTGACAACTGAATCAActgggctgccttaatcgacatccacgtcttcgacgcccggggaacagtgggttaactgccttcctCAGGAATAAGTTGCCTTGTACTGTACAGTAAGTTAGCTTTTGACAACTGAATCAACTGGATCAATGTGAGACTTACTTGAGCTCATCCTCCTCAATGAAGCCACTCTTGTCCTGGTCAACAAAGTAGAAGGCTTTCTTCAAATCCTCAGTAGACTTGCCAGCCAGGCCAACCTTGGCGAAGAACTCCTTGTGGTTGAAGGACTCAGCAGCTGTGAGGGATAAACACAGTGGTCATTTCAACATCACAACCTGCTCATGGATGATTATACATGGTCAATATGGGCCCTTTCACTTTAACTGACATTGATTGTCATAAATGAATTAAGTATAGCACACCTGCGCAATGCTGGAGGGCAGCAGCAATATCCTCGTCCTTAAGCATTCCCTTGAAAGCCATTTTTTCGATTCTGAGAagtagggagagagaaaacaagtgaagagaaaaagagagagagagacattttcaAAGTCATGAACATGAATATTCAACAGAAAATACTTGGGCCCACTAACCTTTTGACTCTGATAACCACATCTATTGTCAAGAAAACTGTCTcaggcatatatatatatatatttagatagACCTTTTCCCAAATGTTATTTCATGAATTTACTAATTGTTTAATGAATTAATGGATTTAAATGGATAATAAATAGCATTAGTACTGTGTTATCTGTAGCTTACAGGTTTATGTTCCAAACGTAGCTCATCTGTGCTCAAAGGCAGAGTGCCTCAATGCAAGAAACTACAGCAGGCCAAAGCCCATACAGTAGTATGCTGACCCATGACCTTTAGGTCTGCTAGACCTGTTTATCAGATCATCTCTTTCATCTATTTCTACCAGCTCTGGAGCCTGTTTCTATTCTGTCTCTCAACCATTCACACAGAAAGATTCACATAGGACTTTCACTGTCATGAAGGTCCATGGCAATTTAGATGGAGAAGAAGCATTGGTAAAGAAAGGAACATTGAGTAAGACATGTCTGCCAGTGACAGTAAGTATCATTCAGAGTGGTCCTCGAACTGAGATTCCTCGTGCGCCAAAACCATGGCATAAgtcctccatctccatctctcaggTAAGTGCTTTAAGTCCAATTTTCGCTTTATTTAAACTCCAATTCCAAACGCATTCCAGATAGAAACGTTTCCCTCTTCATTTTTATTGAATGTATTCCGTGGAGGCAGTAAAGAAAAATCTTTGCATGTTGCTGATGCTGAAAACCATTGGTGGTCTGTAGCCTAAATTAGAGCATCAGTCCGGTTGAGGGAACTCACCTTTGGAGGATTAGTGGATTAGTGGCGAGGAGGCTGCTGTATCTCAGTGTAGGGCTGGATGAAGCAATACTCCCCTAGCTCCCACATTATATACCCTCGCCCTTCAAGGTGTAACACACACCGTATGCTTAGGGTTCGTTTTGGAAAAATGTGTCTAGTAGTCAAATTGTACTATTTTTATCCTTTCAACTAGGGATATGCATGCAGTCCTTGGGTGAAATGCAAGAGGGGCATTTTGGGCTTCAAGCTGGTCTTCTCATTCGGTTGTATGTTGGAGATAAAATGCCTGCAATGCATTTTCTTCATATGACCCATTATCTGCAATCAGGGCAATGTGGCACTTGGTGACATCAGTGTGTTTCTGAAAATGTATAGAGCAAGTGTGAGATGATAAACAGACATGAACAATTTAGTATCCATCAAATCAGATCATTTTGTTTTGTATGATTTATATAAAAATCCAACTCTTTAACTATCTGTACAATATAGTGTAaaccatattttttttttataagctTAATGCAAATGTATATATTCATATGATGTAGGTCTAGATTTTCTACTTCACAATTATTTTACATAGATTCATCATTCTTATGCTGGACGATATTGTGCTTGTCATATTTGTAAACGATAAAATCACCTCCATACTAGCAGAGTctcatttaaacatgttaaaagttgttgttgttgatagaaACATAGACATGATCTTCCTGACAGTTAAAAGGTTCCCAAGTTATCAGTTTATAGCAAGAAACCTGATCCCTCGTCTGCCttccatatatactgtacatgaatAATCATGAGAAGACAATGACTTGGTTTGGATGATCTACTGCAGTTGGATACACATGAGAGGAATATAGACTTGGTTTGGATGATCTACTGCAGTTGGATACACATGAGAGGAATATAGACTTGGTTTGGATGATCTACTGCAGTTGGATACACATGAGAGGAATATAGACTTGGTTTGGATGATCTACTGCAGTTGGATACACATGAGAGGAATATAGACTTGTGTTGACTTGACTCCTTACCCTGGGACACATGCTCATATTCATGCAAGGAGCAGCCTGTCAAGGACATGACTAGGATACATCACATACTGTCATGTGAAACAGGTGCTACAATATTTATGGTCAAagccatatatactgtatttataaaCTTTACATCAGAGAAAGACAGCTGCAGGCGAGGCAAGTGTTAAGCCAAAGACTGTTTATTTGTATTGGTTTACAATATCATATTTTCCTTAGTCAAAACTAGCATACAGCATATTGCACTATTTGTACTGACAGACAGAGGCTGGACCAACCCAAGAAGGCACTGAGCAGATTCACACAGACCATGTACTGCTTGTCTTCAAACTACAAGATTGTCAAAAATAAACATCTTCTTTATCTTCCTCTCTTTATGAAGACATGACAAGGTTGGAGAACTCTGAAAGAGAGACACAAACTGTTTTCAATGCGTTAATTCTTAATGTTCAATATGCAGAATGTACAGATTTAATTACTGTCTAACTACATTTCCAAACTGGGTTTCTCATCCAGTGATCCTTAAACTGCCATAAGAATCATAAATGTTAACAGCCGACCCTGGCCACCGCAGGTTAGTGTAtttcgtcatgaatcttgttctggagagtggtcactagctggcacagttataaaatcagatttttaacctaacccttaaccataaccttaaccacactgataaccctaatacaatatagccaatttggaGTTTACTGGTGGCCTATCTAAGGCAAaattgctcagttctgcctccaggacaaggctcatgacaataaatgtcaacctgcctGATGGCCTAGTAACCCTACCGTCCCAGCCTATCTTTCCGTCCCCGTCTTTGTCCCCAGCTAGGAGAAAGGCTCTGGTCTCAGCCGCTGTCAGGGGACGAGCCCCCTTGGAGAAGTTCTGGAGGAAAAgcctaacacacacgcacacgcacacgcacacacacacacacacacacacacacacacacacacacacacacacacacacacacacacacacacaaaacacaaaaagtagcattacatacagtacactgtACAGTAGAACTGTTGTGTGTTTGGTTGTATCCATCTAACTCTAAAGGATCTTAAGTCTTTGTATTAGGATACTTTTTTTAggaaacaaaataaaataaaaatatttgtatCTGCCTAGTATCTGCTGCTATTTTGATCTTGGGATCAAGTTCCCTAGAAGACGTGTATGTTATATTGAGACTCAACTGTAGCTCGTCCTGTTCGATGTAGCCACTCTTGTCCTGGTCCAGGATCATGAAGATCTTCTCAATCTCAGGGGGAGACTTCTTGGACAAGCCCACCATCGCAAAAAACTTCTTTGGGCTGAAGGAGTCGTTTGCTAAAAGCAGAATGGACAGTGCATAACGACAAAGGACCAAACAAACCGTTGATGATTGAAATTAATAGCCCATAACTTGCATTTCCAGTTACTTTACGTAAACACATTTGTGAAGCCACAATCATATAGAGAAATATAAACGGCATTTATGAGTCCCTATGGGCAACCCAACACAACTACTATAACATTCCCCACAACATTAAGTTACAGTAGAGGTCAAAAGTGCAAACACACATTCATACCTTTGCAAGCATTGATAGCTGAAGTAATATCTGACGCAGCAAGGAAGTCTGTGAGAGCCATACTGAAACTGTAGCGAGATCGTGATGAAACGTAGCAGCTTGTGGTTCTATCCTAACTGATGGTGAGGTAGAAAGCTACTGATAAGAGCGATCTTATGATGCCATGGTGTCAGAAACCACCAGCGTTTCCCTGCCAAACACAGCTGTCTTTTGGGCCCACTTGACGTTCAACTGACGTGGATGTCACGGCGTCACTATGACAAAGCTTTTGTTTGGCACTTAATTAAGAGACCAATTGAAAGTGGCCCTTCTGGTGAACAGAAAGCCATTCTTACTAGCTTTTCCCCCATATAGCGGAAAAAGTACAGATTGAACCCTTTCAGCCTGAATATGAGATTTGTTTGAAACAGCCAGTGACAGTGATACATGATCAGAAGTGTTGATCTGTCTTTGTATTCATGTGATTTAGTGTTTTTCCTTTCAGACATGCTGGGGAAAAGGCTTAAGGAACAGATAAGAGGACAAGAAAATAGAAGACATGCTATATTTGGTTGGCCAGATATCGCCTGGCTtgcctgctcttctctctccctctcttcctgtcatcCTCCACTCCCTTTtgctcatctccctcctctctgccctctcccttCTCTAAGTTTCTGgttgcttcctccctgtgttacagagctgtctctctggcACAGGATCCCCCAGGCTTAGCTATAAACATCCTGTTATTCGGAGGCTCAGTCACGTTTGGGCTTCCCCTGCGATGGGGGTAGGCTCACTATCGTCACGGGTAGCGGTAAATCACTTACCAGGGACTTTGTTTTATGAGAATATTAGGTTTTGATTCTTCAAATCTCCAGTGTCAGTACTACTCTACATGTTATGTCTTTGCAGTGGGGCAGACACAGCTGTTGGTGCCTGATAGAGGTTGAGGAAGTGTTAACGACTGATGAATGTTGAAGAGCCACCTCCCTGTGAGGCTGTTTTACTGAACAGCCACCTGCTGGAGTTTTCACACATTCCCAGGTGGCCATGCTCTACTGTAGCCTATTATGTACAGTAACTGGATAATGGCCGTTGGCCTGGAAACAGTACAGCGTAATGTTTCCTGCTGGTTCAACAGCTACTAGCTCTGGAGAGAAACATATCGATAAAGAGCTTGAACTGACCTTGACACATTTACCCTTACATGAAACTTTGGGGAATGATGATTTACAGTATCGCCACTATCCCTAATAATACATCTACTTCATTGCTCACATGTGGGGGTCATTGTTGATATCTGCCCCAGGCCCTATCTGAAGCGATCTGTGTCACTGTGGGCCTGCTACTGAGCACGTGCAAGCCTATGGCTGGAGTTGTAGAGCTCCTCTGAGCACCAATGACGTGAGCCGGTTTCCTCAGGATAGACGACAGCAGG
Encoded proteins:
- the LOC139580719 gene encoding parvalbumin-2-like, which gives rise to MAFKGMLKDEDIAAALQHCAAAESFNHKEFFAKVGLAGKSTEDLKKAFYFVDQDKSGFIEEDELKLFLQTFSAGARALTDKETKAFLAAGDADGDGMIGVDEFTTLVKV
- the LOC139580720 gene encoding parvalbumin, thymic-like; protein product: MALTDFLAASDITSAINACKANDSFSPKKFFAMVGLSKKSPPEIEKIFMILDQDKSGYIEQDELQLFLQNFSKGARPLTAAETRAFLLAGDKDGDGKIGWDEFSNLVMSS